The genomic DNA TGCGGCGACGCCGCCTGTGCGGGCTATGCTATCGGTTACACGAACGACGGCGAATGGGTAGAGTACACCATCAACGTTACGGCCGACGCCAAGTACGACATTACCGCGAACGTGGCGACCGCCTTCGAAACATCTGCAATGCAGCTGTTCATTGACGACAAGGAAATCACCGAATCGGTGGTGTTCCCGAAGGTTGACAGCGTATGGACTACGTACAAAGTAATAGACGTGGGTTCCGTGGAACTCAAGAAGGGCGAACATGTGCTCAAGCTCCTGATTACCGGCGGTTACTTGAATGTAGACTGGCTCCAGTTCACCGATCCGAACAAGACGTCGATTGCAAAAACGGTGCGTCTCGATGCCCAGAAGGTTTCTCTCTACAACGTGTTCGGTGCTACCGGCAAGTTCCTCGGCCGTGTTGAAAATACAGGCGCGAACATGGCCGCAACCCTTAAAAATGCTGGGTTTGCAAACGGCATGTACATTTTGCGCTCTGTCGGTCTGAACAAGACCCTCCGCGTACAAGTCCGCTAGCACCCCATTGATAAAATGTCAACAGAAATTGTGTAAACAGCGTGTAAATACCCCTTAAAAAGGGGTATTTTTCTTATTGGTGTGGATTTTAAAGTGAGGTTTCTTATGAAAAACTTCTTGGTTTCGTCTGCTGTAACGTGTGCAGCCCTTTGCGCAGCGTTGGCATCCACTGCAAATGCTCAACCCAACGATGAATGGAACGGCAAACCGCGTGTGTTTGCGGTGAATGCGCTTACGCCGCACGTCACGTCTATGCCGTACTCTACGGTCGAAGAGGCCGTGAAGGGTGACCGCCACGCTTCTGAGTGGTACCAGACACTTTCGGGTAAGTGGAAATTTTTCCATGTTGAAAAGCCCGCCCAGCGCAATAACGATTTCTACAAAGACAACTACGATGTGTCCGGCTGGAACGAAATTCCGGTGCCGTCGTCTTGGCAGCTGTTTGGCTACGACCACCCGATTTACACCAACGTGGTTTACCCGTGGGCGCAGACCCATAACGTGTCTGCACCTGCAGCCCCTACCAACTTTAACCCGGTGGGCCATTACCGCCGTAACTTCACCATTCCCGAAAAGTGGAGCGGCAAACGCATTCGCCTGCACTTTGAAGGTGTTGAATCCGCCTACTACGTTTGGGTGAACGGCAACTACGTAGGCTACGCCGAAGACACCTTTACGGACCATGAATTCGATATCAACAAGTACTTGCGCAAAGGCGAAAACAACGTCTCTGTTCAGGTGTTCCGCTGGTGCGATGGTTCTTGGCTCGAAGACCAGGACTTCATTCGTCTCGCCGGTATTTTCCGCGATGTGTACCTGTATGCAGTCCCTGAAGTGCATATTCAGGATTTCCAGATCGATGCGACGCTCACGAACAACTATACCGATGGCTTGCTGAAGACGACAGCCTGGATTTACAATTCTACGGGCTCGGCTTCCAGCGAATTCACTGTGGAACTTTCTCTGTACAACGACAAGGGTACCGAAGTGATTTCCCCGTCGGCACAGAAGGTTTCTGGCATTGGTTCGAAGGGCGAAAAGAGCGTACACTTTGAATTGCCGATTACAAAACCGGATCGCTGGTCTGCCGAAACGCCGAACCTTTATACGGCGGTGCTTGCCATTAAAGATGCTAGCGGCAAGGTGATTCAGGTCGAAAGCAACAAGATCGGTTTCCGCAAGATCGAAATCAAGAAGGATAACGGTGCTCCGCGCCTGTACGTGAACGGTATGCCGGTGAAATTCCATGGTGTTGACCGCCATGAACTCGACCCGGATAACGGCCGCGCGGTTACATACGATCGCATGGAAAAAGACGTGATTCTCATGAAGCGCTTTAACATTAACGCGCTGCGTATGTCGCACTATCCGAATAACCCCTACATGTACGATCTTTGCGACAAGTACGGCATTTACGTGATTGACGAAGCAAACGTCGAAAGCCATGGTGCAAACAACAGCTTGCCCAAGAATAGCGACGACTGGCGTGCCCCCGCTGTGGACCGTATGAATTCCATGGTGCAGCGAGACAAGAACCACCCCTGCATTATCTTGTGGTCTTTGGGTAACGAAGCCGGTAATGGTAACGTGTTCGCCTCGGAACGCGAACGCGCCCACCAGATTGACTCCACCCGCTTTGTGCATTACGAAGGCGACTGGAATAACGCCGATGTGAACAGCTGGATGTACTATGGCCCCGACGCCGTGCGTAACTATAAGGACGCCAACAAGCCGATTATGCTTTGCGAATACGAACACGCCATGGGTAACTCCGTTGGCGACCTGCAAGAATATATGGATGCCTTCTACGGCAACCCGCGCAGCTTCGGTGGCTTTATTTGGGACTTCATTGACCAGGGCCTGCGCCATAAGGGTACGCCGTACTTTGAATTCGGCGGCATGTGGGGCGACTGGCAGAACGACGACAACTTCTGCGCGAACGGCCTCGTGTTCCCCGACAGATCGATTCAGCCCGAAATGTGGGAAGTCAAGTATCAGTACGCTCAGGTCCGCGTCAAGAACGTTGACGCCGCTAAGGGCAAGATTCAGATCGAAAGCCGCTACCTCTACAAGAACCTGGGAGATTTCCTCGATGGCTACTGGTCTATCAAGGAAAACGGCAAGGTCATCAAGGAGGGCAAACTGAGCGGTTCGCAGATGAACGTTGGCCCGAACGAAAAGAAGGAAATCACGATTGACATGCCGAAAATCGAAACCACAGTTGGTGCCGAGTACTTCTTGGATCTCGATTTCCGCCTCAAGAACGATGAACTCTGGGCTAAGGCCGGCTATAGCATTGCCCACGAACAGTTCGGCATTGATTTGGGCCAGCTTTGGTCTACTGAAATCGATATCAGCACCTTGCCGACTTACAAGGTGAACAAGGCGAACGGCCTTGAAATCGAGGGCAAAGATTTCAAGATCCGCTTCGACGAAAAGAACGGCACGCTTGCAAGCTATGTTCTCGGTAACGATACCATTATCAAGAACGGCGGTATTCCGAACTTCTGGCGTGCCCCGATTGACAACGACAAGGGCTTCAATATGGAAAGGGGTCATGGCGAATGGCGTAAGGCAAGCCTGAAGCGCAACGTGACCTCCGAAGTCAAGGAAGTTTCTCAGCAAGAAACCCAGGTGACCTTCAACTTCACGTTCCCCGACGTGGGCAGCACCAAGATGAAGATGACTTACTACGTGTACGGTAGCGGCGATATCGTGGTCAGCTACACGCTTAACCCCGATGGTTCCAAGAGCTACTTGCCGAACGTGGGTACAATCTTTACCGTGCCGGGCGGCTACGAAAAGGTCCGCTGGTTTGGTCGCGGCCCCGATGAAAACTACATGGGCCGTAACCGCGGAAGCTTCATGGGTCTCTATTCTACGCTCGCCGATTCTATGACAATCAAGTACATGGAAATTGGCGAAACCGGCCAGCGCACCGACGTCAAGTGGGCAACGCTCACCAACAACGACGGCAAGGGCTTAATGATTGTGGGTAACCCGCGCATGGAATTCAGCGCCCAGCATTACACTCCGGAACAGCTTTCCAACGTAAAGCTCCCGTGGGAACTCAAGCGCGACAAGGATATTACGCTCCGCGTAGACTTGCACCAGATGGGCGTTGGCGGTATCAATTCCTGGGGTGCCCAGCCGCTCGATGCGTACCTGCTCAAGGCGAACCGCGAATACTCCCATACCTTCCGCCTGGCTCCGATCCGCCAAAAGTTGAACGACCCGACCGAATACTCGCTGCTCGGATTCCGCAACTTCGGCTGGAACAAGGAAATCGCCCCGGCTAAGTACGGCGAACCTGAAATCAAGCAGATTTACGAAAACCAGCCGGACAAGGATATTACCGAAGATGCCAATGAGGAAACCGAAGGTCGGACCCCGATTCTGCCGAGTGGCGTAAAAATGGCAAATAATGCCGTTCGCGACTATAGCGTGTTTGACATGCAGGGCAGAATTGTTGCTAAATTTAGCACAGTTGGTATCGAAGATTTGCAGGCCAAGACAACGGCCGCGGTCAAGCGCTCGGGTACTTACTTGGTCAAGTCCAAGACCGGTACGGCTTACCGCATTAACGTGCGCTAACGCACAAACGAACCTCCACACCCCATGCAATGAACGCCCCGGTTTCGGCCGGGGCGTTTTACGGGCGGGTTTTGCTATTGAAATTTTTGCAAAAGTGTTTTTGTGAGGGAGTTCGCAATTTGGGCTTTTTTTGGATATCTTTAGAATGATGCAATGTGCATCTTGCATAAGGGATGGTATTTTATGAGGTTTCACAAGTTAGCTCCTCTGTTTTTCTTGCCGGCGAGCGTTTTTGCCGCGGTAAATTTGAATGTAAGCTTGGGCGATAGTATCAAGCCGGTGACTCATGTGGCGACGGGTTCGCTTTATGGTCTTACCGAGACGCTTCCGACCGATATCCAAAAGGATGTCGCCCCGCTCAAGCCGAACGTATTCCTTTCTCCGGCGCGCAGCGGTAACGGTCGCCAGCAGGGCATTGGTGGTGCCTTCTTGGTAGCTCCCCGTGTCGAAAGCATCGGTGCCAAGATCCAGATTCGCTTGGCCGACGTTTTGCCCGGTTGGCCCTACAAGTTCCAGAACATGGATCACTGGAAAAACGAAGTCAAGTCGGTCATCAACGACAAACTCAAATCGAACAACAAGAACTTTGACGGTTACGAAATCTGGAACGAACCGAACGACACCTGGAAATCGAGCATCGACTTCAATTCGGGTCTCTGGAAACAGACTTACGATTTAATCCGCCAGATGGATCCGGGTGCAAAGATTATCGGGCCTTCTTATTCTTTCTATCACGCTTCCAAGATGGAAGAATTCGTGAAGTACTGCTCGCAGAACAACTGCATGCCCGACGTGGTCAGTTGGCACCAGTGGGGTAGCGGCGGCTTTGTGGGCTCTGTCGAAACCTACCGCAATCTTGAAAAGAAGTACAACGTCAAGCCGCGCCCGCTCAGCATTAACGAATATTCTTCGACAGAACATAGCGAAGAAGGTTGCCCGGGCCTGTCTGTTCCCTTTATCGCCAAGTTCGAACGCCACGGTGTCGAAAGCGCCATGATTTCTTGGTGGTTCGTACCGCTTCCGGGTCGCTTGGGAAGCCTTCTCACCTCGAACAATGAACGCGGTGGCGGCTGGTGGCTCTATAAGTGGTATGGCGACATGAGCGGCTACATGGCAAAGGTTGTACCCCCCAACGACAAGAGCGATGGTGTTGATGGTTTTGCCGCCCTCGACAAGAAGAAAGGCTTTGCAAGCATCGTGCTCGGCGGAAACACCAAGGGCGATATCAATGTGAACATTTCGGGCATTCCTTCTGCATTCGGCAACAAGGTGAATGTGACCGTGGAATACGTGGTTTGGGAAAACAAGGACAAGGCCGTACCCTCGACGAATCTGGTGTCCGACAAGGAATACGACGTGAGCGACGGCAAGATTACGGTGCCGGTGAATATCACGAATACCAAGTACGGCTACCGCGTGTACATTACACCGATCATTCCTCAGGCGCCTTATAAGGATGTCGCCGCTGCAATCCCGGGCAAGATCGAAGTCGAAAATTACGACGTCGGCGGTTCGGGCAAGGCCTACTCTGACAAGGACGACGACAACAAGGGCGGTGAGTACCGCGACGACGCCGTCGATATCGTTAAAGCAGGCAATGGCTACGCCATCGGTTACACGCAAGAAGGCGAATGGCTCGAATACACCGTGAAGGTCGCCAAGTCGGGCGAATACAATCTTAACGCAAGCTACGCCACATCGTCTGAAAATGTAGGCTTCAAACTCTATGTCGACGGTAATGCGGTTACAGATAACATCATCGTGCCGCAAGGTGCCGACTGGGAAACCTATTCGACATACGAAGCAGGCAAGGTAAATCTTACTGAAGGCGAACACGTGCTCAAGCTCGAAATTGTGGGTAACTACGTGAACCTCGACTGGCTCGAATTCGTGGACCCGTCGCAAAGCACAACGCGCCTTGCGACCGCTCCCGCCCTCCAGCGCGTAAACGCAAGCTTTGACGTCTTTAGCGCGACAGGCAAGTACCTCGGCCGCGTCGACCGTGGTGCCACCTCCGCAGAATCGCTCGCCGCCGCCCTAAAGCAGGCCGGTTACGCAAACGGCGTCTACATCATCCGCACCTCCGGCAAGACCCACCGTCTCCGCGTACAATAAGTTTCATACGACCCCCATGCAACAGACACTCCGGCTCTCGGGCCGGAGTGTTTTTTATAAACACGAGCGAAGGTCTATGAGAACTCCAAAAGGATTAGCCAGTCTTCGGTCGTCCTTCGTTCCGACGACAAGTTGATACTTGTCGCCTCCACTCGGCAAGCAATCTAATCGCCCGCGACTCTTGCTGTCCCGCGACGCCTGCTGCCAGCAAAAGAAGAATCCCGCAACCCGCGACTTCTGCAGCTCCGCGATTGTCTAAGGTATGCACTTGTTGCCGCTTTATAAAAAAGAATCCACCGCGTACGCAGTGGATTCTTTGGTTGGTTTTTAGGAGGTATTTCTTAGGAGTACTAAGATTCGTTTGTGAGAGAGAGGCTTACTTCACGAAGCTTGCCGGGAGCGTGAATTGCTTCAGGAACGGCCAGCCAATGTTAGCGTCACCGTAGTCATGTCCACCGCCCTGCTTGGTGCAGAGGACCACCTTCACGCCGTCACGGCAGTTGGAGTATTCCTGACAGCCGTTGGAATTCGTTGTTGCAGCACCGGTACAACCGTTCTTTTCTTTCCAGAAATTGAAGGTGCCTTCGGCGCCGAGGAAGTTCAGACCATCGTTGAAGCCGCTATCGCCGCCCTGATATCTGCAGACAGGGTCGTTCGTGCCGCGGAAGTTGATGACAGAAATCGGACGAGACATCTTGCACTGGGCGCTGTTGGTCTTGTTCAAGTCCATAGCGGCCGGAGCAACTGCGGCGAAGACATCAGACATCATGCAAGCCACGTGGTTACTCATACCGCCACCCATCGAGAAACCGGTAGCGTAGATGCGCTGCGGGTCGATACAGGCGATTTCTTTGAGCTTATCGATCATAGCGTAAGAGAACTTGACGTCGTCATCGTTGGAGCAGCACGGACCCACGTTCCAGCCGTTACCCATTCCACCCGGTTTGCTGGTGCCGTCCGGGTAAAGCGTGATGACGCCTTCCGGGTCAGTCTTGGCCTTGTACGGAGAGCTGCCAAATTCGCCCTGGCCACTACCGCCAATCGGGTGGTAGTCAATAACCAGCGGTACCGGCTTGTCGCCCTTGTAGGCGCTCGGGATATGCATAATGAATGTACGGTTCTTGCCGTCGACGTTCACGGACATTTTTTGGTTATCTCCGACCTTTGCAGTCTTGCCGGAGCAATCGACTACGATAGGTTCATCGCTGCCAGCGTTGCTGCTGGAAGACTTCGGAGCTTCCACCGAACTAGATGACTTCGGAGCTGCGATAGAGGAGCTGGATCTTGCAACTACGCTAGAGCTGGACTTGTCTTCAGGACCGTCGAACGGAACGTAATGCATCTGAATGATAACGTTTTCTTCGACTTCGCTCTTCATCTGGTAGGTGGCGTTGGCGTAGCCTTCCTTGCTGAACTGCAGGAACGGCAACAGTTCGCCTTCCTTGAGGAGAGCGTTTTTGCCCTTCATCATGTAAGTCTGCGAGGCTCCATCCTTAGCCACGCGGACAAACTTGGCGCCGTGTCCGGCAACCTTCGAAAGGTCAATGCTCACGGATCCGTACATTTCGAAGTAGGAACGCTGGTAAGTCACCTTGCCCAAGGCGTCGATCACGGAAATCTTCAGCTGGTGAGCGTTTACGTTAGAGAGAGAGAAAATTCCGTTGCTCAGCGAAGCGGTCATGCTTGCCGTCTGTGCGCTGAAAAAGCCTTCGGTTCCGCTGCTGAGGCTGAATTGGCCGTTAGCGTTCGAGGTGGTTTCATATCCACCGAAATTGAAGGTGTTGACCTTCACGTCGGCGATCGGGCCGCCGTCAGAATTCATGACAGTGCCACTGATGCTCCAGGCAAAAGCCTGGCTGCTCAAAAGACCGAGCAGTGCCAGGCTAGCGATACTTGCGAATTTGGGGTTACGCATAAATACTCCTTTTTTATGATACCCTTTTGTTTTCACTCCATAATAAATTTACACATTTATTGCCGAAATGCAATATATTTTGCGTAAAGTTTGCGTAACCATGAATAAATCTTACACATTTCCGTGTAAAAAGCGTTTTAAAACGACTTTGTTTTTCAATGTTTACCTGCCCTTGGATGTTTTGTCAATGGAACTGTTTGCCCAAGGGGGGCTTTCGGGCCTTTTTCGCGGTAGATTTATCATTGGTTGGTACACCTTAAAAAGGATGTTGGTTCATGAAGAAGACTATTCTCTCTACGATTGCCTTGGCTGCATCGTTTGCAACCATGGCTCAGGCGGCTCCGCTTGCAGAAGGTGGCGCCAAATTCCTGGGTAACATTACTACCCGCGGCCAAGTTCAAAGCGATTTTGGTACCTACTGGAACCAGATTACCGCCGAAAACGAATGTAAGTGGGCCTCTATCGAAGGAACCCGCGGCCGTTACAATTGGTCCGGTTGCGATGCCTGTTACAACTGGGCAAAAAAGAATAACGGACATTTCAAGTTCCACGCCTTGGTTTGGGGCTCTCAGTACCCCAACTGGCTCAATGGCCTTAGCACCGACGAAACCAAGAAGGCGATTACCGCTTGGTTTGATGCGGTGGCCGAACATTACCCCGACCTCGAAATGATCGACGTGGTGAACGAAGCCATTAAATCGGGCGGCGGCTACCATTCCGGCTACGGCAAGAACAACAACATTATCCCGGCTCTCGGTGGCGATAACGGCAACTACGAATTCGTGGCCACGGCATTCAAGATGGCGCGCGAACGTTGGCCGAAGGCTGTCCTCATTTATAACGACTATAACACGTTCCGCTGGCAGATCAACGAAGGTATCGACCTCGTGAACAAGCTCGTGAAGCAGGGGGCCCCGGTCGATGCATACGGCCAGCAGGCGCATGACCTGACCGACATGAACGCAAATGACTTCAAGAGCGCCTTGAACAAAATTCAGACGAGTGTCAAGAATGCGAAGGGCGAACCGATGCCCTTGTACATTACCGAATACGATATCGGTACCGACAACGACAGTCAGCAAAAGCAGCGCTATTCCGAACAGATTCCGGCCTTCTGGGAATCCAAGCAGGTCGCAGGCATTACCCTTTGGGGCTATGTCTATGGCGCTACTTGGACCACGAACGGAAACTCCGGCATTATCAAGAATGGTTCTGACCGTCCGGCCATGACCTGGCTCAAGGACTACTTCAAGAACCACCTTGCCGACGGCAAGAATGAAACGGGCCTTAACAATGCAGAACCTTACACCCCGCCTGAACCGGTACCGCGCAAGGCGTTCAAGGATCTTGCTATTCCGGGCAAGATTGAAGCCGAAGACTTCGATGTTACCGGTGTCGGCGAAACCGACGGCGTAAGCAATGTGTCTTACAACGATGGCGATTCCGAAAACCACGGCGATTCCGACTACCGTAAGACCGACGCACCTGATGTCGACATCTACAAGAAGGCAACGGGCAACATTGTGGGCTACAATACCAATGGCGACTGGTACGAATATACAGTCAATATTGACGAAGCGGGCGAATATACCGCAATCGCTTCTGTCGCTGCCAATGGTTCTGCCGCCTTCACCCTCTCTGTCGACGGCGAGTCCGTGGGTGAACTCTCGGTTTCCGGCACAAGCTTTGACGACTATACCACTGCAAAGGCTAATGTGACCCTTCCGGCCGGCAAGCATATTCTCCGCCTGGATGTGACCACGCAGTATTTCGATATCGACTACATTGAATTCCTGAAGGGCGCCAATGCCGATCCGCAGTTTGTGCAGCCGAGCATCCAGCTCGACAACAATACCTTGCAGGACTACTATGTGTTCGACATGCAGGGCGTGCGCATGGGCGTGCTTTCGGCCTATGGTTTCGATGCCGCCAAGGAAATTCTCCAGAATTCCGGCGCCGTCAAGACTTCTGGCGTGTACTACTTGCGTAGCCGTACCACCGGCCAAATGCAGTCCGTGAAAATAACGAAATAAGGCCGCTCGGCTCTATTTCACTCTTAATTTCTCTCTTGAAAAGATAAACCGAACAACGGGCCTTGGGGCGAATGCTCCGGGGCTCGTTTCTTGCTCTTTACATTATTATGGATATTTTATCAATGGAAATCCTTGAAGACCGTGAGCGATTCCGCCTTTGCCGAGATAATTTTATAGGAGCATGGTGTAACTTTAAAAAAGGATGTGGTTTCATGAAACAGAAACTTTCTTTCTCTGCTTTGGCGGTCGCACTTTCTTGTGCCGTTCCGTCGTTCGCTGGCCCCGGCCTTGCCGATGGCGCAGCCAAGTTCATTGGTAACATTACTCAGAGTAATAGTGTCGGCTCAGACTTTACTGCGCTCTGGAACCAGGCTACGGCTGAAAACGGCTGTAAGTGGGGCTCCGTCGAAGGTCAGCGCGGCAAGTACAACTGGGGCGCCTGCGATGCTGCCTATAACTGGGCAAAGCAGAACGGGGGTCACTTCAAGTTCCACGCTTTGGTGTGGGGCTCCCAGTATCCGAGCTGGCTCAATGGCCTCAGCGTCGATGAAACCAAGAAGGCGATTACCGCCTGGTTCGATGCGGTTAAGGAACACTACCCTGAAATCGAGATGATTGACGTGGTGAACGAGGCTATCCGTACGGGCAACAACAGCTATCATTCTCCTTACGGCAAGAACAACAACATCATTCCGGCAC from uncultured Fibrobacter sp. includes the following:
- a CDS encoding glycoside hydrolase family 2 TIM barrel-domain containing protein, with amino-acid sequence MKNFLVSSAVTCAALCAALASTANAQPNDEWNGKPRVFAVNALTPHVTSMPYSTVEEAVKGDRHASEWYQTLSGKWKFFHVEKPAQRNNDFYKDNYDVSGWNEIPVPSSWQLFGYDHPIYTNVVYPWAQTHNVSAPAAPTNFNPVGHYRRNFTIPEKWSGKRIRLHFEGVESAYYVWVNGNYVGYAEDTFTDHEFDINKYLRKGENNVSVQVFRWCDGSWLEDQDFIRLAGIFRDVYLYAVPEVHIQDFQIDATLTNNYTDGLLKTTAWIYNSTGSASSEFTVELSLYNDKGTEVISPSAQKVSGIGSKGEKSVHFELPITKPDRWSAETPNLYTAVLAIKDASGKVIQVESNKIGFRKIEIKKDNGAPRLYVNGMPVKFHGVDRHELDPDNGRAVTYDRMEKDVILMKRFNINALRMSHYPNNPYMYDLCDKYGIYVIDEANVESHGANNSLPKNSDDWRAPAVDRMNSMVQRDKNHPCIILWSLGNEAGNGNVFASERERAHQIDSTRFVHYEGDWNNADVNSWMYYGPDAVRNYKDANKPIMLCEYEHAMGNSVGDLQEYMDAFYGNPRSFGGFIWDFIDQGLRHKGTPYFEFGGMWGDWQNDDNFCANGLVFPDRSIQPEMWEVKYQYAQVRVKNVDAAKGKIQIESRYLYKNLGDFLDGYWSIKENGKVIKEGKLSGSQMNVGPNEKKEITIDMPKIETTVGAEYFLDLDFRLKNDELWAKAGYSIAHEQFGIDLGQLWSTEIDISTLPTYKVNKANGLEIEGKDFKIRFDEKNGTLASYVLGNDTIIKNGGIPNFWRAPIDNDKGFNMERGHGEWRKASLKRNVTSEVKEVSQQETQVTFNFTFPDVGSTKMKMTYYVYGSGDIVVSYTLNPDGSKSYLPNVGTIFTVPGGYEKVRWFGRGPDENYMGRNRGSFMGLYSTLADSMTIKYMEIGETGQRTDVKWATLTNNDGKGLMIVGNPRMEFSAQHYTPEQLSNVKLPWELKRDKDITLRVDLHQMGVGGINSWGAQPLDAYLLKANREYSHTFRLAPIRQKLNDPTEYSLLGFRNFGWNKEIAPAKYGEPEIKQIYENQPDKDITEDANEETEGRTPILPSGVKMANNAVRDYSVFDMQGRIVAKFSTVGIEDLQAKTTAAVKRSGTYLVKSKTGTAYRINVR
- a CDS encoding cellulase family glycosylhydrolase; protein product: MRFHKLAPLFFLPASVFAAVNLNVSLGDSIKPVTHVATGSLYGLTETLPTDIQKDVAPLKPNVFLSPARSGNGRQQGIGGAFLVAPRVESIGAKIQIRLADVLPGWPYKFQNMDHWKNEVKSVINDKLKSNNKNFDGYEIWNEPNDTWKSSIDFNSGLWKQTYDLIRQMDPGAKIIGPSYSFYHASKMEEFVKYCSQNNCMPDVVSWHQWGSGGFVGSVETYRNLEKKYNVKPRPLSINEYSSTEHSEEGCPGLSVPFIAKFERHGVESAMISWWFVPLPGRLGSLLTSNNERGGGWWLYKWYGDMSGYMAKVVPPNDKSDGVDGFAALDKKKGFASIVLGGNTKGDINVNISGIPSAFGNKVNVTVEYVVWENKDKAVPSTNLVSDKEYDVSDGKITVPVNITNTKYGYRVYITPIIPQAPYKDVAAAIPGKIEVENYDVGGSGKAYSDKDDDNKGGEYRDDAVDIVKAGNGYAIGYTQEGEWLEYTVKVAKSGEYNLNASYATSSENVGFKLYVDGNAVTDNIIVPQGADWETYSTYEAGKVNLTEGEHVLKLEIVGNYVNLDWLEFVDPSQSTTRLATAPALQRVNASFDVFSATGKYLGRVDRGATSAESLAAALKQAGYANGVYIIRTSGKTHRLRVQ
- a CDS encoding PHB depolymerase family esterase, producing the protein MRNPKFASIASLALLGLLSSQAFAWSISGTVMNSDGGPIADVKVNTFNFGGYETTSNANGQFSLSSGTEGFFSAQTASMTASLSNGIFSLSNVNAHQLKISVIDALGKVTYQRSYFEMYGSVSIDLSKVAGHGAKFVRVAKDGASQTYMMKGKNALLKEGELLPFLQFSKEGYANATYQMKSEVEENVIIQMHYVPFDGPEDKSSSSVVARSSSSIAAPKSSSSVEAPKSSSSNAGSDEPIVVDCSGKTAKVGDNQKMSVNVDGKNRTFIMHIPSAYKGDKPVPLVIDYHPIGGSGQGEFGSSPYKAKTDPEGVITLYPDGTSKPGGMGNGWNVGPCCSNDDDVKFSYAMIDKLKEIACIDPQRIYATGFSMGGGMSNHVACMMSDVFAAVAPAAMDLNKTNSAQCKMSRPISVINFRGTNDPVCRYQGGDSGFNDGLNFLGAEGTFNFWKEKNGCTGAATTNSNGCQEYSNCRDGVKVVLCTKQGGGHDYGDANIGWPFLKQFTLPASFVK
- a CDS encoding endo-1,4-beta-xylanase — its product is MKKTILSTIALAASFATMAQAAPLAEGGAKFLGNITTRGQVQSDFGTYWNQITAENECKWASIEGTRGRYNWSGCDACYNWAKKNNGHFKFHALVWGSQYPNWLNGLSTDETKKAITAWFDAVAEHYPDLEMIDVVNEAIKSGGGYHSGYGKNNNIIPALGGDNGNYEFVATAFKMARERWPKAVLIYNDYNTFRWQINEGIDLVNKLVKQGAPVDAYGQQAHDLTDMNANDFKSALNKIQTSVKNAKGEPMPLYITEYDIGTDNDSQQKQRYSEQIPAFWESKQVAGITLWGYVYGATWTTNGNSGIIKNGSDRPAMTWLKDYFKNHLADGKNETGLNNAEPYTPPEPVPRKAFKDLAIPGKIEAEDFDVTGVGETDGVSNVSYNDGDSENHGDSDYRKTDAPDVDIYKKATGNIVGYNTNGDWYEYTVNIDEAGEYTAIASVAANGSAAFTLSVDGESVGELSVSGTSFDDYTTAKANVTLPAGKHILRLDVTTQYFDIDYIEFLKGANADPQFVQPSIQLDNNTLQDYYVFDMQGVRMGVLSAYGFDAAKEILQNSGAVKTSGVYYLRSRTTGQMQSVKITK